A single genomic interval of Solimonas sp. K1W22B-7 harbors:
- a CDS encoding QsdR family transcriptional regulator yields the protein MTTQAAGKRGFRRPTPDHLLALATARFKRGEFGDIEGMARELGVSRATAYLWAGNADRLCGMVICGLAERTHRESCAATRRGPGRAAQVLVRSMRAIAGSRAFRRFLEADPEKGLRIVASKNGPVQQKSIELTQALLEEEVGQGRLRLAVDAHTLAYALVRLVESFLYADLIAGEEPDLDKAETILRLLLHPGRRRTSVSRP from the coding sequence ATGACGACGCAAGCCGCCGGGAAACGCGGGTTCCGGCGCCCTACCCCGGACCACCTGCTGGCGCTGGCCACCGCGCGCTTCAAGCGCGGCGAGTTCGGCGACATCGAGGGCATGGCGCGCGAGCTGGGCGTGTCGCGCGCCACCGCCTATCTCTGGGCCGGCAACGCCGACCGGCTCTGCGGCATGGTCATCTGCGGGCTGGCGGAGCGGACCCATCGCGAATCCTGCGCCGCCACGCGCCGCGGGCCCGGCCGTGCCGCACAGGTGCTGGTCCGCTCGATGCGCGCGATCGCCGGATCGCGCGCCTTCCGCCGCTTCCTCGAGGCGGACCCGGAGAAGGGCCTGCGCATCGTCGCCTCCAAGAACGGCCCGGTGCAGCAGAAGTCCATCGAGCTGACCCAGGCGCTGCTGGAGGAAGAGGTGGGCCAGGGCCGCCTGCGGCTCGCGGTGGATGCGCACACCCTGGCCTATGCCCTGGTGCGCCTCGTCGAGTCCTTCCTCTATGCCGACCTGATCGCCGGGGAAGAACCCGATCTCGACAAGGCCGAAACCATTCTGCGGCTCCTGCTGCACCCCGGGCGCAGGAGGACGAGCGTTAGCAGGCCCTAG
- a CDS encoding LVIVD repeat-containing protein, with protein sequence MAQPRTLAPLLALLLAACGQSSAPVTEGGGGPPLMEGAVPAARCGPGSLPETGLQGQVPLEDRVGERSQHGYQCNLERVGQYQGQGAGLQFTWHGDCGYFNTSFPNLSTVLNPGGVQVLDVSDPAQPRLTGQLRTLAMLNDWESLKASAQGLLAGVAGYEPVGGFGLPFFDVYDVSGDCTQPVLKASVPLNLPSGHEGAWSPDGRTYYASSTYYSTLTAIDLSEPESPRLLYVGLHPVHGLSISADGNRAYLAQPGNLTTNLNVDGLSTTVANLLAQIGAVSPFLGNGLTIVDISDIQARKPLPQARVISSLFWADGSLAQTTIPITVKGRPYIVFIDENGQGGVRFIDIADETRPQIVSHVRLEAQLAEHRSRVANDGASNGALFNYEAHYCDVDRTTDPTIMACSEWASGIRVFDIRDPLRPREIAYYNPPAQKGKAAQLPHSFHAGNVFLRVPLGTGQGLLALPGGNGNVVSPLALDTDWCTANIRIIPERGELWTTCHDNGFMVLRFTNGVWPFGS encoded by the coding sequence ATGGCCCAGCCACGCACCCTGGCCCCGCTGCTGGCGCTGCTGCTCGCCGCCTGCGGCCAGTCCAGTGCCCCGGTGACGGAAGGCGGCGGCGGTCCGCCGCTGATGGAGGGCGCGGTGCCGGCGGCTCGCTGCGGCCCCGGCTCGCTGCCGGAGACCGGCCTGCAGGGCCAGGTGCCGCTGGAGGACCGCGTCGGCGAGCGCTCGCAGCACGGCTACCAGTGCAACCTCGAGCGGGTCGGGCAGTACCAGGGGCAGGGCGCCGGCCTGCAGTTCACCTGGCACGGCGACTGCGGCTACTTCAACACCAGCTTCCCCAACCTCTCCACGGTGCTCAACCCCGGCGGCGTACAGGTGCTCGACGTATCCGATCCCGCGCAGCCCCGGCTTACCGGGCAACTGCGCACGCTGGCCATGCTCAACGACTGGGAGTCGCTCAAAGCCAGTGCACAGGGCCTGCTGGCCGGCGTCGCCGGCTACGAGCCGGTGGGCGGCTTCGGCCTGCCGTTCTTCGACGTCTACGACGTTTCCGGCGACTGCACGCAGCCGGTGCTCAAGGCCAGCGTGCCGCTGAACCTGCCCAGCGGCCACGAGGGTGCCTGGTCGCCGGACGGGCGCACCTACTACGCCAGCTCCACCTACTACTCCACGCTGACCGCGATCGACCTGTCCGAGCCGGAATCGCCGCGCCTGCTCTACGTCGGCCTGCACCCGGTGCATGGGCTCAGCATCAGCGCCGACGGCAACCGCGCCTATCTCGCGCAGCCCGGCAACCTCACCACCAATCTCAACGTCGATGGCCTCAGCACCACGGTCGCCAACCTGCTGGCGCAGATCGGCGCGGTCTCGCCCTTCCTCGGCAACGGCCTGACGATCGTCGACATCAGCGACATCCAGGCGCGCAAGCCGCTGCCGCAGGCGCGCGTCATCTCCTCGCTGTTCTGGGCCGACGGCAGCCTGGCGCAGACCACCATCCCCATCACCGTGAAGGGCCGGCCCTACATCGTCTTCATCGACGAGAACGGCCAGGGCGGCGTGCGCTTCATCGACATCGCCGACGAGACCCGGCCGCAGATCGTGTCGCATGTGCGCCTGGAGGCGCAGCTGGCGGAACACCGCAGCCGCGTCGCCAACGACGGCGCCAGCAACGGCGCGCTGTTCAACTACGAGGCGCACTACTGCGACGTGGATCGCACCACCGATCCCACGATCATGGCCTGCAGCGAGTGGGCCTCCGGCATACGCGTGTTCGACATCCGCGATCCGCTGCGGCCGCGCGAGATCGCCTACTACAATCCGCCGGCGCAGAAGGGCAAGGCCGCACAGCTGCCGCATTCCTTCCATGCCGGCAACGTCTTCCTGCGCGTGCCGCTGGGCACCGGCCAGGGCCTGCTGGCGCTGCCCGGCGGCAACGGCAACGTCGTCTCGCCGCTGGCGCTGGACACCGACTGGTGCACCGCCAACATCCGCATCATCCCCGAGCGCGGCGAGCTGTGGACCACCTGCCACGACAACGGTTTCATGGTGCTGCGGTTCACCAACGGCGTCTGGCCGTTCGGGAGTTGA
- a CDS encoding putative quinol monooxygenase: MILVTGSAAVKPEHIEQAVALSLEHVRRSRTEPGCISHAVHRDVEDANRLVFVEQWADGAALKTHFMVPESRAFVGALGALCSARPELAVYEAQLLKL, from the coding sequence ATGATCCTCGTCACCGGCAGCGCCGCCGTGAAGCCCGAGCACATCGAGCAGGCCGTCGCCCTGAGCCTGGAACACGTGCGCCGCTCGCGCACCGAGCCAGGCTGCATCTCCCATGCCGTGCATCGCGACGTGGAAGACGCCAACCGCCTGGTGTTCGTCGAGCAGTGGGCCGATGGCGCCGCGCTGAAGACGCATTTCATGGTGCCGGAATCGCGGGCCTTCGTCGGCGCGCTGGGGGCGCTGTGCAGCGCCCGGCCGGAGCTGGCGGTGTACGAGGCGCAGCTGTTGAAGCTGTAG
- a CDS encoding penicillin acylase family protein encodes MRKPLVIAVTAVALLAACSRSDDKADGNGNGGGGPVTPPADLVLKAETALPPGQSGFFSLAGQVQGLLTGNPGDYGAHVDDQRLMYWSFDAKPGLLGTRPGTPLVPREGVEIYRDSYGVPIIHAANVRDGWYGVGYAIAQDRLFLMDAVRRMGVGNFAELTGCGGVPADIQQRTVTYTDAEYQAMFEAGSQDSKDAVLGYVDGANAWRAQVLANPTLLPAEYALLTTIPAPFTVRDVLAAGVYITRFVAAEGGNEFLNIQMLKQLEAAYGSREEAYKAFQDMTWLEDPKAITSVPRASGSFSNQAEPAAGREAVFRQMADWALTLPDTLWKGPGSGHAATPFPCTLPIAPPSLPAGLGAAGEVVYPKGKGSKAGAAPRYAAPSAALLGVNGPGNKATKERAAAARAATRKVIEALGELRAHLHGGSMAYALAPSRTRDRGTLMVSGPQLGYSYPLLLVEFELHAGDYHSRGSSVPLLPAVGIGYSEHAAWGLTTGYSKTIDSFIETICSTAQQAANTCAADQYFHNGQWKDMDCRDESIRYRAATQGIPAGPAILSVPARICRSVHGPIVARDDAAGLARSVQYAMFQREIETIEGVTAWSKAKTFAEFKAATAKVTWNENVTVATRDGHIAYFHPGLFLRRSPDSDMRLPSPGTGAYDFGAPLAFGELPQVVDPPQGYVGNWNNKPAFGWLDGEGLGSTSRPGGAGGRVTSVLDKLASRSDWSFQDLRGIDRHHGIRDHRAREYLPLLRSFRSTAAAQLSEVQKAALDQVLAWNGDAFGPTQDVESAETRDGVPQTLFGEIVIGLRDELFGELREHVIDSGVPDPDPNNPDAGAGLTVYGRVAGVGSHVYDQSVMDNLVLRILKPESSGLALRRDYTANRGRDAVMLAALNRAMSALAAQYNSGTPLTVADLGKCLRIHPRSQLCSLSGVIGPGSDTIPGTSCVTMPYEDRGSWVHRVGYEKP; translated from the coding sequence ATGCGCAAGCCCCTGGTAATCGCGGTGACCGCGGTGGCGCTGCTGGCGGCCTGCAGCCGCTCCGACGACAAGGCGGACGGCAACGGCAACGGTGGCGGCGGCCCCGTCACGCCGCCGGCCGATCTCGTGCTCAAGGCCGAGACCGCGCTGCCGCCGGGACAGTCCGGCTTCTTCTCGCTGGCGGGCCAGGTACAGGGCCTGCTCACCGGCAATCCCGGCGACTATGGCGCGCATGTCGACGACCAGCGCCTGATGTACTGGAGCTTCGACGCCAAGCCCGGCCTGCTCGGCACCAGGCCCGGCACGCCGCTGGTGCCCAGGGAAGGCGTCGAGATCTACCGCGACAGCTACGGCGTACCGATCATCCATGCCGCCAACGTACGCGACGGCTGGTATGGCGTGGGCTATGCGATAGCGCAGGACCGCTTGTTCCTGATGGACGCGGTGCGGCGCATGGGCGTGGGCAACTTTGCCGAGCTGACCGGCTGCGGCGGCGTGCCGGCCGACATCCAGCAGCGCACCGTCACCTACACCGACGCCGAGTACCAGGCGATGTTCGAGGCCGGCTCGCAGGATTCCAAGGACGCGGTGCTGGGCTATGTCGACGGTGCCAATGCCTGGCGCGCGCAGGTACTGGCCAATCCCACGCTGCTGCCCGCGGAGTACGCGCTGCTCACCACCATCCCCGCGCCGTTCACCGTGCGCGACGTGCTGGCCGCCGGCGTCTACATCACGCGCTTCGTCGCCGCCGAGGGCGGCAACGAGTTCCTCAACATCCAGATGCTCAAGCAGCTGGAGGCCGCCTACGGCTCGCGTGAAGAAGCCTACAAGGCCTTCCAGGACATGACCTGGCTGGAAGATCCCAAGGCCATCACCAGCGTGCCGCGCGCTTCCGGCAGCTTCTCCAACCAGGCGGAGCCCGCCGCCGGTCGCGAGGCTGTGTTCCGGCAGATGGCGGACTGGGCGCTGACCCTGCCCGACACGCTGTGGAAGGGCCCCGGCAGCGGCCACGCCGCCACGCCATTCCCCTGCACGTTGCCGATTGCGCCGCCGAGCCTGCCGGCGGGGCTGGGCGCGGCGGGCGAGGTGGTCTATCCGAAGGGGAAGGGCTCCAAGGCAGGCGCAGCCCCTCGATACGCGGCGCCTTCGGCGGCGCTACTCGGGGTGAACGGTCCGGGTAATAAGGCGACAAAGGAAAGAGCCGCCGCGGCCCGCGCCGCCACGCGCAAGGTGATCGAAGCGCTCGGCGAACTGCGCGCCCACCTGCACGGCGGCAGCATGGCCTATGCGCTCGCCCCCTCGCGCACCCGCGACCGCGGCACGCTGATGGTCAGCGGCCCGCAGCTGGGCTACAGCTACCCGCTGCTGCTGGTGGAGTTCGAGCTGCATGCCGGCGACTACCACTCGCGCGGCTCCTCGGTGCCCTTGCTGCCGGCCGTGGGCATCGGCTACAGCGAGCACGCCGCCTGGGGCCTGACCACCGGCTACAGCAAGACCATCGACTCCTTCATCGAGACGATCTGTTCCACCGCGCAGCAGGCCGCCAATACCTGCGCAGCCGACCAGTACTTCCACAACGGCCAGTGGAAGGACATGGACTGCCGCGACGAGAGCATCCGCTACCGCGCCGCCACGCAGGGCATCCCGGCCGGCCCGGCGATCCTCAGCGTGCCGGCGCGCATCTGCCGCAGCGTGCACGGACCCATCGTGGCGCGCGACGACGCGGCGGGGCTGGCGCGCAGCGTCCAGTACGCCATGTTCCAGCGCGAGATCGAGACCATCGAGGGTGTCACGGCCTGGTCCAAGGCGAAGACCTTCGCCGAGTTCAAGGCCGCCACCGCCAAGGTCACCTGGAACGAGAACGTCACCGTGGCAACGCGCGACGGGCACATCGCCTACTTCCACCCCGGCCTGTTCCTGCGCCGCAGCCCCGACAGCGACATGCGCCTGCCCAGCCCCGGCACCGGCGCCTACGACTTCGGCGCGCCGCTGGCCTTCGGCGAATTGCCGCAGGTGGTCGATCCGCCGCAGGGCTACGTCGGCAACTGGAACAACAAACCCGCCTTCGGCTGGCTCGACGGCGAGGGCCTGGGCAGCACCTCGCGTCCCGGCGGCGCCGGCGGCCGCGTCACCAGCGTGCTCGACAAGCTCGCCAGCCGCAGCGACTGGAGCTTCCAGGACCTGCGCGGGATCGACCGCCACCACGGCATCCGCGATCACCGCGCGCGCGAATACCTGCCGCTGCTGCGCAGCTTCCGCAGCACTGCTGCCGCGCAGCTCAGCGAGGTGCAGAAGGCCGCGCTGGATCAGGTGCTGGCCTGGAACGGCGATGCCTTCGGCCCGACGCAGGACGTGGAGTCCGCCGAGACGCGCGATGGCGTGCCGCAAACCCTGTTCGGCGAAATCGTCATCGGCCTGCGCGACGAGCTGTTCGGCGAACTGCGCGAGCACGTCATCGACAGCGGCGTGCCCGATCCCGATCCCAACAACCCCGACGCCGGGGCCGGCCTGACGGTCTACGGCCGCGTCGCCGGCGTCGGCAGCCACGTCTACGACCAGAGCGTGATGGACAACCTGGTGCTGCGCATCCTCAAGCCGGAAAGCTCCGGCCTGGCCCTGCGCCGCGACTACACCGCCAACCGCGGGCGCGACGCCGTGATGCTGGCGGCGCTGAACCGCGCGATGAGTGCGCTGGCGGCGCAGTACAACAGCGGTACGCCGCTGACGGTGGCGGACCTGGGCAAGTGCCTGCGCATCCATCCGCGGTCGCAGCTGTGCTCGCTGTCGGGCGTGATCGGGCCGGGCTCGGATACGATCCCGGGCACGAGTTGCGTGACCATGCCGTATGAGGATCGCGGCTCCTGGGTGCATCGGGTGGGTTACGAGAAACCCTGA
- a CDS encoding zinc ribbon domain-containing protein YjdM — translation MIHVPPCPRCQLENTYPDGETFICPDCAHEWPMVAAAAAAEEASDALVVKDAHGKLLADGDSVTLIKDLKLKGSSTTIKGGTKIKGIRLVSGDHEVDCKVDGMSIMLKAMYLKKA, via the coding sequence ATGATCCACGTTCCCCCCTGCCCCCGGTGCCAGCTGGAAAACACCTATCCGGACGGCGAGACCTTCATCTGCCCGGACTGTGCCCATGAGTGGCCGATGGTGGCAGCAGCAGCGGCGGCGGAAGAGGCCAGCGATGCGTTGGTGGTGAAGGACGCGCACGGCAAGCTGCTGGCCGACGGCGACTCGGTGACGCTGATCAAGGACCTCAAGCTCAAGGGCTCGTCCACCACGATCAAGGGCGGCACCAAGATCAAGGGCATCCGCCTGGTGTCGGGCGACCACGAGGTGGACTGCAAGGTCGACGGCATGAGCATCATGCTCAAGGCCATGTACCTGAAGAAGGCCTGA
- a CDS encoding mobilization protein: MNHPIPIKLRLAWRQGRLSVADAVQTALDDASAEAAEASLPAPAIAPVPAAPSPAPDAGIPTPDPTPPGAARMATIHFIGGEKGGVGKSLMARLMAQYLIDRQLPFLGFDSDGSHGALLRFYADYASPVVIDDYASLDKVVEAAVDDPQRRIIVDLAAQTQRPLVRWMEESGMLELAREFGITVRYWHVMDSGRDSVDLLAKLLDRFGAQLDYTLVLNQLRGEDFDILEASGQKERALALGAKLVSLPKLHDAAMTRIDARSTSFWAAANDGVGLSLMERQRVRVWLAKAYAELEQVGA, from the coding sequence TTGAATCATCCCATTCCCATCAAGCTGCGCCTTGCCTGGAGGCAGGGCCGGCTGTCCGTCGCCGACGCGGTGCAGACCGCGCTGGACGACGCCTCCGCGGAAGCCGCCGAGGCGTCGCTGCCGGCGCCGGCAATCGCGCCCGTCCCCGCAGCCCCGTCCCCGGCACCGGACGCAGGCATTCCCACCCCCGACCCCACCCCACCCGGAGCAGCGCGCATGGCAACGATCCATTTCATCGGCGGCGAGAAGGGTGGCGTCGGCAAGTCGCTGATGGCGCGCCTGATGGCGCAATACCTGATCGACCGCCAGCTGCCCTTCCTGGGCTTCGACTCCGACGGCTCGCATGGCGCGCTGCTGCGCTTCTACGCCGACTACGCCTCGCCGGTGGTGATCGACGACTACGCCAGCCTGGACAAGGTGGTGGAAGCGGCCGTGGACGATCCCCAGCGCCGCATCATCGTGGACCTGGCGGCGCAGACGCAGCGGCCGCTGGTGCGCTGGATGGAGGAATCGGGGATGCTGGAACTGGCGCGCGAGTTCGGCATCACGGTGCGCTACTGGCACGTGATGGACTCGGGCCGCGATTCGGTGGACCTGCTGGCGAAGCTGCTGGACCGCTTCGGCGCGCAGCTGGACTACACCCTGGTGCTCAACCAGCTGCGCGGCGAGGATTTCGACATCCTCGAGGCCTCCGGCCAGAAGGAGCGCGCGCTGGCCCTGGGTGCCAAGCTCGTCTCGCTGCCGAAGCTGCATGACGCGGCGATGACGCGCATCGACGCGCGCAGCACCAGCTTCTGGGCGGCCGCCAACGACGGCGTCGGCCTGAGCCTGATGGAGCGCCAGCGCGTGCGGGTCTGGCTGGCCAAGGCCTACGCAGAGCTGGAGCAGGTCGGGGCTTGA
- a CDS encoding HDOD domain-containing protein, protein MAVADAQSLLDHINNLPTVPKAIRDLMVEFDKPEADVGRVSRLIGADPVLSAKLLRMANSAFYHRKGTVNRLQDAVVFVGTHATRNLVMSVGLSGAIRFPAQFPAQSFWRYSLHSAVAARHLAHALHADAETAFAVGLMRALGEPLAASVMGTEMSALDQVCPFYDEARTGAERSRLGFTYVDVTAALAERWHFPQPMVAALRESQGAPEGPDRNLGQLVALGAWMAGEFEWRRSPPSQLPAVVTARLRSLGLEDSALHDMPSLPHMSEGLEALVH, encoded by the coding sequence ATGGCCGTAGCCGACGCCCAGAGCCTGCTGGACCACATCAACAACCTCCCCACCGTGCCCAAGGCGATCCGCGACCTGATGGTGGAGTTCGACAAGCCCGAGGCCGACGTCGGCCGGGTGTCGCGCCTGATCGGCGCCGACCCGGTGCTGTCGGCCAAGCTGCTGCGCATGGCCAACTCGGCCTTCTACCACCGCAAGGGCACGGTCAACCGCCTGCAGGACGCGGTGGTGTTCGTGGGCACCCATGCCACGCGCAACCTGGTGATGTCGGTGGGCTTGTCGGGCGCCATCCGCTTCCCGGCGCAGTTCCCGGCGCAGTCGTTCTGGCGCTACAGCCTGCACTCGGCAGTGGCCGCGCGGCACCTGGCACATGCCCTGCACGCCGACGCCGAGACCGCCTTCGCCGTGGGCCTGATGCGCGCGCTGGGCGAGCCGCTGGCGGCCAGCGTGATGGGCACCGAGATGTCGGCGCTGGACCAGGTCTGCCCGTTCTACGACGAGGCCCGCACCGGCGCCGAGCGCAGCCGCCTGGGCTTCACCTACGTCGACGTCACCGCCGCACTGGCGGAGCGCTGGCACTTCCCGCAGCCGATGGTGGCGGCGCTGCGCGAGTCGCAGGGCGCCCCCGAGGGCCCGGACAGGAACCTGGGCCAGCTGGTGGCGCTGGGCGCCTGGATGGCCGGCGAGTTCGAATGGCGCCGCAGCCCGCCCTCGCAGCTGCCGGCGGTGGTCACGGCGCGCCTGCGCTCGCTGGGCCTGGAAGACTCGGCGCTGCACGACATGCCCTCGCTGCCGCATATGTCGGAAGGGCTGGAAGCGCTGGTGCACTGA
- a CDS encoding DUF4345 domain-containing protein, whose protein sequence is MQAPRSLKVFTLLFGLVAVGIGVGALMGLDDPIYAKLQLQGATALDNNLRFYGGLWLSLGLMALWLVPRLAVERTLFRAIFVAIFVGGLGRVLSMIFAGMPPPEFVAFMLLEIIGAPLVLFWHHRALAKR, encoded by the coding sequence ATGCAGGCCCCCCGCTCGCTCAAGGTCTTCACCCTGCTGTTCGGTCTGGTTGCGGTAGGCATCGGCGTCGGTGCCCTGATGGGCCTGGACGACCCGATCTACGCCAAGCTGCAGCTCCAGGGCGCCACGGCGCTGGACAACAACCTGCGCTTCTACGGTGGACTGTGGCTCTCGCTCGGTCTCATGGCGCTGTGGCTGGTGCCGCGCCTGGCTGTCGAGCGCACGCTGTTCCGCGCGATCTTCGTCGCCATCTTCGTCGGCGGCCTCGGCCGGGTGCTGTCGATGATCTTCGCCGGCATGCCGCCACCAGAGTTCGTTGCCTTCATGCTCCTTGAAATCATCGGCGCGCCGCTGGTGCTGTTCTGGCACCACCGCGCGCTGGCGAAGCGTTGA
- a CDS encoding MOSC domain-containing protein, with amino-acid sequence MGSIRHIFIAPARGEPMLELVEAEAIADVGLRGDRYEDAAHRESPDCQLTLIELESIEAFVESTGLPLAPQEPRRNLVTSGVRLNGLCGQRFRVGAVELEGLDLCEPCGLFGQRTYSEAVRFFVKRGGLRCRIVTGGVLRVGDSIGDAS; translated from the coding sequence GTGGGTTCGATCCGCCACATCTTCATCGCCCCGGCGCGCGGCGAGCCGATGCTGGAACTCGTCGAGGCCGAAGCCATCGCCGACGTCGGCCTGCGCGGCGACCGCTACGAGGATGCCGCCCACCGCGAGTCGCCCGACTGCCAGCTCACGCTGATCGAGCTGGAAAGCATCGAGGCCTTCGTCGAGTCCACCGGCCTGCCCCTGGCACCCCAGGAGCCGCGACGCAACCTCGTCACCTCCGGCGTGCGCCTCAACGGGCTTTGCGGCCAGCGCTTCCGTGTCGGCGCGGTGGAGCTGGAAGGGCTGGACCTGTGCGAGCCTTGTGGCTTGTTCGGGCAGCGCACCTACAGCGAGGCGGTGCGCTTCTTCGTCAAGCGTGGCGGGCTGCGCTGTCGCATCGTCACGGGTGGTGTGCTGCGGGTGGGCGACAGCATCGGCGACGCATCCTGA
- a CDS encoding YqaA family protein — MADLAAYGGLFLSALIAATILPAQSEAVLVGLLLGGYPPAALLAVATVGNVLGSLINWLLGRGIARAAAPERGPVLERAQRWYQRYGKWSLLLSWLPVIGDPLTVVAGMLREPLPIFLLLVTVAKLGRYLVLTAITLGWS, encoded by the coding sequence ATGGCGGATCTCGCCGCCTACGGCGGCCTGTTCCTGTCGGCGTTGATCGCCGCCACCATCCTTCCCGCGCAGTCGGAGGCCGTGCTGGTGGGCCTGCTGCTCGGCGGCTACCCGCCGGCCGCGCTGCTGGCAGTGGCCACCGTCGGCAACGTGCTGGGCTCGCTGATCAACTGGCTGCTGGGCCGCGGCATCGCCAGGGCGGCGGCGCCGGAGCGGGGACCGGTGCTGGAGCGCGCGCAGCGCTGGTACCAGCGCTACGGCAAATGGTCCTTGCTGCTGAGCTGGCTGCCCGTCATCGGCGACCCGCTCACGGTGGTCGCCGGCATGCTGCGCGAGCCGTTGCCGATCTTCCTTCTGCTGGTTACCGTGGCCAAGCTGGGGCGCTACCTGGTGCTCACGGCGATCACGCTGGGCTGGAGTTGA
- a CDS encoding HopJ type III effector protein, translating to MSLQSFLQQLREQPQTVEFADTVAAIEATYAYTPTAFRNGELENAAGQNGGSCKIFSFAKLQGLSEAQTLACFGRYYREDVLQHPDAADHQNIRNFMRSGWAGVAFEGEALKAL from the coding sequence ATGTCCCTACAGTCCTTCCTGCAGCAGCTGCGCGAGCAGCCCCAGACCGTCGAATTCGCCGACACCGTCGCCGCCATCGAGGCGACGTACGCCTACACGCCCACCGCCTTCCGCAACGGCGAACTGGAGAACGCCGCCGGCCAGAACGGCGGTTCCTGCAAGATTTTCTCCTTCGCGAAGCTGCAGGGACTGAGCGAGGCGCAGACCCTGGCCTGCTTCGGCCGCTACTACCGCGAGGACGTGCTGCAGCACCCGGACGCCGCGGATCACCAGAACATCCGCAACTTCATGCGCAGCGGCTGGGCTGGCGTGGCCTTCGAGGGCGAGGCGCTGAAAGCCCTGTAG
- a CDS encoding ester cyclase, with protein MADKSLRARREKLVLDHFADEVSQEFDKVLATFPHPHYELVPTGVVHDGHRDVMRYYVDTRKAFPDQRHEMIQLRHSDDAVICEFWLLGTHKGPLGALPPTGQSFRVRMTAFFIFDGDRLVCERIYFDVLTMLRQLLGGVNWKRPAGALLVLRTLLGAFRELGGKRS; from the coding sequence ATGGCAGACAAATCCTTACGCGCCCGCAGGGAAAAACTCGTGCTGGATCACTTCGCCGACGAGGTGAGCCAGGAGTTCGACAAGGTGCTGGCCACCTTCCCGCATCCGCACTACGAACTGGTGCCCACCGGCGTGGTGCACGACGGGCACAGGGACGTGATGCGCTACTACGTCGATACCCGCAAGGCCTTCCCGGACCAGCGCCACGAGATGATCCAGCTGCGCCACAGCGACGACGCGGTGATCTGCGAGTTCTGGCTGCTGGGCACGCACAAGGGGCCTCTCGGCGCACTGCCGCCCACCGGCCAGAGCTTCCGCGTGCGCATGACCGCGTTCTTCATTTTCGACGGCGACCGGCTGGTCTGCGAGCGCATCTACTTCGACGTGCTGACGATGCTCAGGCAGTTGCTCGGCGGGGTGAACTGGAAGCGGCCGGCCGGTGCCCTGCTGGTGCTGCGCACGCTGCTGGGCGCCTTCCGGGAACTGGGCGGCAAGCGCTCCTGA
- a CDS encoding response regulator transcription factor — translation MDALRHIPAQPTRRATQALTEREIDILELAGRGLSVKGVAKALGITPGTVSWHLKNSYQKLGAASREEALQKARAEKLIEAVAICQVCACAMASRTGVPSGAGFLRR, via the coding sequence ATGGATGCCCTGCGACACATCCCGGCACAGCCCACCCGCCGGGCGACCCAGGCCTTGACCGAACGGGAAATCGACATCCTCGAACTGGCGGGAAGGGGCTTGTCGGTGAAGGGCGTGGCGAAGGCACTGGGCATTACGCCTGGAACCGTCAGCTGGCATCTGAAGAACTCCTACCAGAAGCTCGGGGCGGCCTCCCGGGAGGAAGCCTTGCAGAAGGCACGCGCGGAGAAACTCATCGAGGCCGTGGCTATCTGCCAGGTCTGCGCCTGTGCAATGGCGTCGCGAACCGGGGTACCCTCAGGAGCGGGGTTTCTCCGGCGGTAG